One part of the Vicia villosa cultivar HV-30 ecotype Madison, WI linkage group LG6, Vvil1.0, whole genome shotgun sequence genome encodes these proteins:
- the LOC131608922 gene encoding uncharacterized protein LOC131608922, giving the protein MGAVTSSMAAKFAFFPPNPPSYGIGVDETTGKNKITGVSTRENVDVLKLCTKRANNIVALYIKNTSASLTVLYSHGNAADLGQMYELFSELSIHLRVNLLCYDYSGYGQSSGKPSEQNTYADIEAAYKCLVEMYGAKEEDIILYGQSVGSGPTTDLASRLPNLRAVILHSPILSGLRVMYPVKRTYWFDIYKNIDKIPLVNCPVLVIHGTADDVVDCSHGKQLWEHCKEKYEPLWVKGGNHCDLELYPQYIKHLKKFIAAIEKSSRHRTEPGPAPDQLDIPRDSKDFREKPRPSMDLREISRRSIEFKDKSRISTDLKEKSRSGVDKRDKSRKSVDRSDKVNNGVAEIPEKARNSIDRFGGMVRSVGLCNIDCFRPSATHA; this is encoded by the exons ATGGGAGCAGTCACGTCGTCGATGGCGGCGAAGTTCGCCTTCTTCCCGCCGAATCCGCCGTCGTACGGCATCGGAGTCGACGAAACTACCGGAAAAAACAAGATCACCGGAGTTTCAACTCGAGAAAACGTCGACGTTTTGAAGCTTTGTACCAAAAGAGCGAATAACATCGTTGCTTTGTATATAAAGAACACCTCAGCTTCTCTTACGGTTCTGTATTCGCATGGAAACGCCGCTGATCTGGGTCAGATGTACGAGTTGTTCAGTGAACTCAGTATTCACCTCCGAGTCAACCTCTTGTG ttatGACTATTCTGGGTATGGTCAATCTTCAGGGAAG CCTAGTGAACAGAACACTTATGCAGATATAGAAGCTGCTTATAAATGTTTGGTAGAAATGTATGGggccaaagaagaagatattATTCTCTATGGACAATCTGTTGGTAGTGGTCCTACTACAGATTTAGCTTCCCGTTTGCCCAATCTTCGAGCTGTCATTCTTCATAGTCCCATCCTATCTGGCCTTCGAGTCATGTATCCTGTGAAGCGGACTTACTGGTTCGACATTTATAAG AACATCGATAAAATTCCTTTGGTCAATTGTCCAGTTCTGGTAATTCAT GGAACCGCTGATGATGTAGTAGATTGCTCCCATGGGAAGCAATTATGGGAACATTGTAAAGAAAAGTACGAACCGTTATGGGTTAAAGGAGGAAATCATTGTGACCTAGAACTTTACCCTCAATATATAAAGCACCTAAAGAAATTTATCGCAGCCATTGAGAAGTCCTCACGTCATAGAACCGAACCTGGACCAGCTCCCGATCAACTAGACATACCTCGGGACAGCAAAGATTTCAGAGAGAAACCTAGACCTAGCATGGATCTTAGGGAGATCTCTAGACGAAGTATTGAATTCAAAGACAAGTCTAGAATAAGCACGGACCTTAAAGAAAAATCAAGATCTGGAGTGGATAAAAGAGATAAATCAAGAAAGAGTGTAGATCGCAGCGACAAAGTAAATAATGGAGTAGCAGAGATTCCTGAGAAAGCTAGAAATAGCATTGACCG TTTTGGGGGGATGGTGAGATCGGTTGGATTATGCAATATTGATTGTTTCAGACCCTCGGCAACTCACGCATAA
- the LOC131613223 gene encoding secreted RxLR effector protein 161-like yields MNGCKPVDIPLVVNENLKKEDGGRLVDASMYRSLVGSLFYLTVTRPDLMFAASLLSRFMSKPSHLHLGAVKRVLRYVMGTMEHIIRFEKNFKLEVQGYCDSDWAGSVDDMKSTSGYVFSLGSGVISWCSKKQDTVAQSSSEEEYLAAGLATQQSL; encoded by the coding sequence ATGAATGGCTGCAAACCTGTTGATATTCCTTTAGTGGTGAATGAAAATTTAAAGAAGGAAGATGGTGGAAGATTAGTAGATGCAAGCATGTATAGAAGTTTGGTTGGAAGCTTGTTTTATCTAACAGTAACACGACCCGACTTAATGTTCGCTGCTAGTTTACTCtcaaggttcatgagtaaaccgagTCACTTACACCTTGGAGCAGTAAAACGAGTTCTAAGGTATGTCATGGGAACCATGGAGCATATAATCAGGTTTGAAAAGAATTTTAAACTCGAAGTTCAGGGTTATTGTGACAGTGATTGGGCTGGAAGTGTTGATGACATGAAAAGCACTTCTGGTTATGTGTTCAGCCTGGGTTCAGGAGTAATTTCTTGGTGTTCAAAGAAACAAGACACTGTAGCGCAATCTTCATCCGAAGAAGAATATTTGGCAGCTGGTTTGGCTACACAACAATCGTTGTGA